In a genomic window of Chrysemys picta bellii isolate R12L10 chromosome 1, ASM1138683v2, whole genome shotgun sequence:
- the LOC135980967 gene encoding uncharacterized protein LOC135980967, whose amino-acid sequence MESSQDRKRAPAWTEREVRDLLAIWGDEAVIAELRSSKRNGKVLEKISKAMKDRGHNRDTQQCRVKIKELRQAYHKAREANGRSGAEPQTCRYYAELHAILGGAATTTPTVCYDSLTGETHREDGSGNEEDDDGGTVGSSQQQGSGETGFPNSQDMFMTLDLEPVTPELTQDPQGTQETSAANVSPSQRLVNIRKRKRRTRDEMFTELQMSAQADRAQQNAWRQSMTEMRKAQYEREERWRAESREEQSKWRAEDDRWRQLADRRQEAMLRLLEHQTDMLERMVELQERQQEQRPPLQPLCNQQPSSPSSIASSPRRPRTRWGGLRPPSHSTPDDRPSIRRLAFNKS is encoded by the exons atggagtcctcccaggatcgcaaaagagctccagcatggaccgaacgggaggtacgagatctgctcgccatatggggagatgaagcagtgatagctgaactccgtagcagtaaaagaaatggaaaagtattagaaaagatctccaaggccatgaaggaccgaggccataacagggacacacagcagtgccgcgtgaaaattaaggagctacggcaagcttaccacaaagccagagaagcaaacggaaggtccggggcagagccgcaaacttgccgctactacgcggagctgcatgcgatcctagggggtgcagccaccactaccccaaccgtgtgctatgactctctcactggagaaacacacagggaagacggttcagggaacgaggaagatgacgatggaggtactgtaggtagctcacagcagcaaggaagcggagaaaccggtttccccaacagccaggatatgtttatgaccctggacctggaaccagtaacccccgaactcacccaagaccctcagggcacacaggagacctctg ctgcaaatgtttctccttcgcagaggctcgtgaacattagaaagagaaaacgtaggacgagggacgagatgttcacggagctccagatgtccgcccaggctgatagagcacagcagaatgcgtggaggcagtcaatgacggagatgagaaaagcccaatatgaacgagaggagaggtggcgggctgaatcgcgggaagaacagagcaagtggcgggctgaagacgataggtggcgtcagcttgcagacagacggcaagaggcaatgctccgtctgctggagcatcaaactgatatgctcgagcgtatggttgagttgcaggaaaggcagcaggagcagagaccaccgctacagcccctgtgtaaccaacagccctcctccccaagttccatagcctcctcacccagacgcccaagaacacggtgggggggcctccgtccacccagtcactccaccccagatgatcgcccaagcatcagaaggctggccttcaataagagttaa